One part of the Deltaproteobacteria bacterium genome encodes these proteins:
- a CDS encoding GldG family protein: MKRFASLFGWIGAVLIVFAFVSALVETLSSGVIVLDAVLEQFAWSIGNFVVGLVLVLVSIGANLDGVRARLRSGEARRASKYGTSAILGMLFTIALLGIGAYFVTQNETKWDFTEAKLHSLSEQTVTTITGLKQPLALTALYNSFEHARLNELLAKYQELAPDRVSIEVFDPNNKPGRLRELGISNERLASGLIHVKLGTETTEVTEPTEEALTNAIVKLTRRSAKKVYFSVGHNERAIEGDAAKDGAGMSQAVEALTNEAFEVKPLLLASGAEVPEDAHVLVLAGPTRPYIEAEHATLQRYLERGGSLLVLMDPRAQTDLRGDLAKWGVTVGDDVVVDIVQALSGSPYTPFAAQYGDHPITRVLGDFTLYAAVSSVKPASEGNGLETIVTTGEQSWAETDFASLQSQDPRPDPEKEIVGTVPIAVAGEAVVTPAEGKQRGKLVVFGDSDFATNQWIGQFRNRDIFLNSVNWLLGEPEGITIRPRRPGASQLAVTDDTLRSIRTAALFVVPEGIAVLGVIAWWRRRRAPGR; this comes from the coding sequence ATGAAGCGCTTCGCGAGCCTGTTCGGATGGATCGGCGCGGTCCTGATCGTGTTCGCCTTCGTGTCGGCGCTGGTCGAGACGCTTTCCAGTGGCGTGATCGTGCTCGACGCGGTGCTCGAGCAGTTTGCGTGGAGCATCGGCAACTTCGTCGTCGGCCTCGTGCTCGTGCTCGTCTCGATCGGCGCGAATCTCGACGGCGTGCGCGCGCGGCTGCGCTCGGGCGAGGCGCGGCGCGCGAGCAAGTACGGCACCAGCGCGATCCTCGGGATGCTGTTCACGATCGCGCTGCTCGGCATCGGCGCATACTTCGTCACGCAGAACGAGACGAAGTGGGACTTCACCGAGGCGAAGCTGCACTCGCTCTCGGAGCAGACCGTCACCACGATCACCGGGCTGAAGCAGCCGCTCGCGCTCACCGCGCTCTACAACTCGTTCGAGCACGCGCGGCTGAACGAGCTCCTCGCGAAGTACCAGGAACTGGCGCCGGATCGCGTCTCGATCGAGGTGTTCGATCCCAACAACAAGCCGGGCCGGCTGCGCGAGCTCGGCATCTCGAACGAGCGGCTCGCGAGCGGGCTGATCCACGTGAAGCTCGGCACGGAGACGACCGAGGTCACGGAGCCGACGGAAGAGGCGCTCACCAACGCGATCGTGAAGCTCACGCGCCGCAGCGCGAAGAAGGTCTACTTCTCGGTCGGGCACAACGAGCGCGCGATCGAGGGCGACGCTGCGAAGGACGGCGCGGGCATGAGCCAAGCCGTGGAGGCGCTCACGAACGAGGCGTTCGAGGTGAAGCCGCTCTTGCTCGCGTCGGGCGCCGAGGTGCCCGAGGACGCGCATGTGCTCGTGCTCGCGGGCCCGACGCGTCCGTACATCGAGGCGGAGCACGCCACGCTGCAGCGCTACCTCGAGCGCGGCGGCTCGCTGCTCGTGCTGATGGACCCGCGCGCGCAGACCGACCTGCGCGGCGATCTCGCGAAGTGGGGCGTCACGGTCGGCGACGACGTGGTGGTCGACATCGTGCAGGCGCTCTCGGGCAGCCCGTACACGCCGTTCGCGGCGCAGTACGGCGACCACCCGATCACGCGCGTGCTCGGCGACTTCACGCTCTACGCCGCCGTCAGCAGCGTGAAGCCCGCGAGCGAAGGCAACGGGCTCGAGACGATCGTGACGACGGGCGAGCAGAGCTGGGCCGAGACCGACTTCGCGAGCCTGCAGAGCCAGGACCCACGGCCGGATCCGGAGAAGGAGATCGTCGGCACGGTTCCGATCGCAGTCGCCGGAGAAGCCGTCGTAACTCCCGCGGAAGGCAAACAGCGCGGCAAGCTCGTCGTGTTCGGCGACTCGGACTTCGCGACGAATCAGTGGATCGGGCAGTTCCGCAACCGCGACATCTTCCTCAACAGCGTGAACTGGCTGCTCGGCGAGCCCGAGGGCATCACGATTCGCCCGCGCCGGCCCGGGGCGAGCCAGCTCGCGGTCACCGACGACACACTGCGCAGCATCCGCACCGCGGCGCTGTTCGTGGTGCCCGAAGGGATCGCCGTGCTCGGCGTGATCGCGTGGTGGCGCCGGCGCCGCGCGCCGGGACGCTGA